One window of the Diospyros lotus cultivar Yz01 chromosome 12, ASM1463336v1, whole genome shotgun sequence genome contains the following:
- the LOC127787276 gene encoding uncharacterized protein LOC127787276 isoform X2, with translation MSSLVVLLCLTSLHACSAIKEVEKEKFQKTWIPPSASSPCLLEKMQKQEKLNGKEIHKSWDDAKYRKHIETKAPQKAQQDEKGNEMIPSSSRESLRMAPKTEEWKRQSRRMLRPTTSHRDDFKETMDSKEDAALEEDIVVMDYAQPHKKPPIHN, from the exons ATGTCTTCTCTTGTGGTCCTTCTATGCCTTACCTCTTTGCATGCTTGCAGTGCCATTAAG GAAGTGGAGAAAGAAAAGTTTCAAAAGACTTGGATTCCACCAAGTGCCAGCAGCCCTTGTTTATTAGAGAAAATGCAGAAACAGGAAAAactaaatggaaaagaaatccACAAGAGCTGGGATGATGCAAAGTACAGAAAGCATATAGAAACAAAGGCTCCCCAGAAAGCACAGCAAGACGAGAAAG GGAATGAGATGATACCATCATCTTCTCGGGAGTCTCTGCGAATGGCACCAAAAACGGAG GAATGGAAGAGGCAATCACGACGGATGCTGCGACCTACGACGTCACATAGGGATGATTTCAAGGAAACAATGGATTCCAAGGAAGACGCTGCTCTGGAAGAAGATATAGTTGTCATGGACTATGCCCAACCCCATAAAAAACCTCCTATTCATAATTAA
- the LOC127787276 gene encoding uncharacterized protein LOC127787276 isoform X1 — MSSLVVLLCLTSLHACSAIKGSVHQEVEKEKFQKTWIPPSASSPCLLEKMQKQEKLNGKEIHKSWDDAKYRKHIETKAPQKAQQDEKGNEMIPSSSRESLRMAPKTEEWKRQSRRMLRPTTSHRDDFKETMDSKEDAALEEDIVVMDYAQPHKKPPIHN; from the exons ATGTCTTCTCTTGTGGTCCTTCTATGCCTTACCTCTTTGCATGCTTGCAGTGCCATTAAG GGTTCGGTTCATCAGGAAGTGGAGAAAGAAAAGTTTCAAAAGACTTGGATTCCACCAAGTGCCAGCAGCCCTTGTTTATTAGAGAAAATGCAGAAACAGGAAAAactaaatggaaaagaaatccACAAGAGCTGGGATGATGCAAAGTACAGAAAGCATATAGAAACAAAGGCTCCCCAGAAAGCACAGCAAGACGAGAAAG GGAATGAGATGATACCATCATCTTCTCGGGAGTCTCTGCGAATGGCACCAAAAACGGAG GAATGGAAGAGGCAATCACGACGGATGCTGCGACCTACGACGTCACATAGGGATGATTTCAAGGAAACAATGGATTCCAAGGAAGACGCTGCTCTGGAAGAAGATATAGTTGTCATGGACTATGCCCAACCCCATAAAAAACCTCCTATTCATAATTAA